The following DNA comes from Malania oleifera isolate guangnan ecotype guangnan chromosome 12, ASM2987363v1, whole genome shotgun sequence.
GCTTGGAGTCTCCGAACAAGACTACATAAAAAGGCAAGGATAAAACTACCTCCCACAACaaagaaaatacaaagagaaCTCTTCCCAATCCGAAAACCACCATCACCCTGCAAACAAACAAGACTTCCAAACAAATGAAATTAAGGCTAAATTGTGGATTTTTCGGGATTAAAATAAGCACAGACAAAAGCTAGGAGAAGGTcgtggaagaaaaaaaaaaaaaaggtcggGGATAGATAAGAAGACTGCATTGAAATATTGCcgaaaaattacataaattggGAACAAATTGAGTCCATGGATGCAACTATGGAAATCTCATAATAGCCAAAATTAACTCAATAAATGATAGGGGATTAAACAATTCAGCCAACATAAGAAGGAAAAAAAGCAAAAGATGGAAGATTGGAAGCCGGACAACATGTGCTTTCAAGAAATAAATTAGGAGAAAAAGATGGTAAGGATACAAAGTTAGTTTGGAGAAAAAGTCATACAGATTGCGCAATTTTGAACGCGAGAGGGGCTTCCGGAGGAAATTCTCCATCATTATTAATGCCTCTGCATTGTAGAAATGAGTTGGAGTGGCCCTTCTCTGAAGAAAAAATTTGGAATGTTGTGACCATGATGAATGGGGACAAATCGCTGGTCCAGACGGTTTCACTACTTGTTTTGTTCAAAATTGTTGgattttcttgaaaaatgattttatcttAACCTTTCATGAATTTCCCTCAAATGAGAAGTTTGAGAAAAGGCTAAATGCCACTTTTATTTTTGTCATCCCAAAATAAGGTGGAGCAGAGAACATTAAAGATTTTAAACCTATTAGTCTAGTGGGTATTTTCTACAAAATTTAGGCTAAAGTTATATCCAATTGACTAAAAACGGTGCTCCCATTGATTATTTCTGATAATGAGGTGACTTTTGTCTCAGGAATACAAATTCTTGATGTTGCCCTCGTTGctaacaaaaaaattaaatattcataGTAAAAATGAACAACTTTTCAAAAACTTCACAATTATTCATTGAAGCTCATTTTGCAAAGCCATTTTACCAAGCTTTAGAAACTGTGTTCATCACACTgacacaaatatatatacatatatatatatatatatatatatatatatatatatacatatacatatatatatatatatatatatatgtacatatattacAAAGTAGGTAGTTGTCACATACAAGCGGCCCCATACCGCGAAAAGGCAAACCCCAAAAAAGAAAACCATTTGTTTTCTCCCGTGCTAGTAGAGTCAACATTATTAACAATGTTACAGGTTGGACACAGACCTATTTTActacattatatatataaactaaagAAGGGGGATTAAGAGTTTCTCTGCCTCAGTGGCCTTCTGCAGCAGCTTTCTTCTCAAATGGACCGAGCCTGTTATCACCCAACCTCGTCCTGAACGCAGCCTCCTTGTACTCAGACCATGTGAACTCGTTGTACATGCTTTCTTCACCTTCCTTAAGGAGCGAGGGCAGGGATGCGATTTTCTCATGCGGTGGAGGGCCTCCAAAGTATATCATTGAAACCCTAGTGTTGGTGCTGTCAGCGAAAACTCTGTGCTTCACGCTCTTGAACCTGTTATTGGTCATCACCTGCAATACATATGTATATCAACATGAGTCTCAACCTTCCCGTATCAGTATATaagcatattttttttgttataaaaGAATcagaacaaaaaaaataaaataaagtatccATGAAAAGAACATGGCAAATTAACACGAAAGTAGTGAGAATTTCATGGGTATTTTCACCCAAGttaaaaaaaggagagagagagagagagagagagagagagagagagagagcaaaccCATTAATAAAGAATTTCAGAAAAAAAAGAATAGATAGGCCTTAGCATGTGACCGATGAACAGAGGGTTCAAACGACTGATGGGGGACTTATTTATTCAATTGAACTGTACAGTCgatgggtatatttatttatttgtttctgGGCAAAAGAATTGGGGAAGAGTCTCAAGTAGTACTGTACCTGCAGGGAATCCCCAACATTGATGAAGAAGGAGGTTTGGTCGGGTGGTACAGAGACCCAAGTGCCATCGCTGAGTGAGATTTGCAGTCCAGTGGTGTTGTTAGATCTTGCGACAGATATTAGCTGTGGGTCTGTGTGTTCCCCAAACCCAACCAAATTTAGACCACTCAGACTCAGCGCCTGAAGCTCTGGGCATGGCGGATAATGGTTCATCCTGAAAAGGGAATCGCTCTTCTCATCCTTCAACAGTCTACTGAACACGTCCCTCGGTTCAATCTCAAGCCCATCCGCAATTAGTTCCAGAAGATGACAGGCCATTGCCTTCACAGCTGATACGTACTCATTCACAGCATTCCTATATAttaatccataaaaaaaaaaaagccaaaaaaaagaaaagaaaaagaaaagcagTAAGAAAGAGTAAATTATTTCCCATATATTAAGTCTCTTCTCTCTCAAACTGTGCAATGAAACAGGGAATCAGAGAATTAAACAGAGGGAGAAACATAATTAAAGAGAAAGACAGaaagaaattaataaaagaaaacagatgtttgtgtgtatatatatatatatgtactcgAGAATTTGTGGGTTTTCATCCAAAATGGCGATGGGTTTGTGGGGAGTGAGTTCATGATTGGCACTGAAAAACAGATACTCGACCCAACCCACATCGCCGTTGGCTCCAATTCTCTTGCTGCCGTACCCAAAAGGGTCGGCGGGTCCGGCGTTTTCTTTCTCAGACTGGGGCAAGCTGAAGAACTTTAATGCCTGGGATTCGAGCGGAGCGATAAGGTCCATGGAGACTCCGTGGTTAATAACCTTGAAGAATCCATAGGCCTCGCAGGCCTTCACTACATGTGAACCTGCGTGAGGGTTGGTAAGGTCTATTTCCGGTATCGAAGGGAAAGCGCAGTCGGATTTGCATGTTTGGACGAAAGGATAACTTTCTAATGAAGTATGCGACAAGACTACCATGTTAAGTTGTTGCAaatacagagaaattaataaaaggAGGTAGGTTAGATTATAGCTTCACTGGGAATGGGAAAGAGGTGCGTATGATTTGTTTCGGAAATGATCGGGAATATTGCAGGGAGAGCAACGGAGGCAAGGGGAGTTAGTGAGTAGTAGTAACCATAAAGAAGGCTAGGTGACCTTGCATATTTGGGGTGCCAGGAGGAGCGTGGTGTTTATATACTGTCGAGGGAAGGAGGGCTTAAGGCCCGCaactccgcaagtggtttcatctTTTCGggttttttttaactaaaaatagAATAATTATCACGCTACTGTTTAGTCTACTACAAaacaattttttaattatttatcaaatttactttcttttaaatatttagatgataagaaaaatttgTATCATATATGATATAAATGATATAACGAAATGGATTCGTTTTCCCTAAGCCTGTATtgcccttttatttatttatttttatttttattacataggaactccaatcATCAACAAACCCTTCAGACTCCCTAGTGTGGCACTAAACCTATGGATCAGCGTCCTTTCCTTAGGTCTCgttgatcaggtaaagtccggaatgtgGACACCACTTTCGTGCATCAGTTGGGctttcggccaacccgaccccccTCCATTACCATCCTCGATTCTTACTGGCTcatagaaaactctcaccatccacggtctccgctggctcacagagcgaactcttaCCATCTACGGTCCCCGCTGACTCACAAAATAAATTCTCACTATCCACAAGTAACGCTGACTCCGTGAGTGTATTTACATAGAATTAAACCCCCAATGCTCTTTCTTACGCACTGATATCTTTCCATCGAACCATGCTCGTGGGGGCCTGTATTGCCCTTTTACTTAAATTAAAAGATAATAATTTTCTCAATCATTTATGAGGTCTATTAGAAGAGAAAAATTAacattttcttatatttaaatgtTAAGTACAATATTTGAGCTGCATAATGTATAAGTTACATGgtaatatgaaataatttttattctCTACTATTTTGAAGGAGATAAGCAAGATTAAGATTGGACATAAAAGAGTTTTGAGGACCAAGGTTATAAAAGAGATAAATCTATAAGTATTGGCCAATATTAAAATTGTGTTATTACACTCTCTATATGCAGAGATAAAGATACAAATTAGTCTATATCTTAGAAGGCATTTTAACTGTCAAAATTTATAACTTTTATTTtgaagattttgaatttgaatttggatcaTGAGATTGGAGATTGATGAACTACCTCCTGCCTCTCATTGTATTGTTTGAGCTCAATTTAGACATTGAATtaacgggaaaaaaaaaaaaaggaagaaaggtAGAGAGATCAACCTAATTAGTCATTTATgtcaattttatttaatttaatattaacattgttataattattattttctttttttggaagaTTGAaagtttgttgaccttatgggtcatatcccgattttgataatgacaaatactcaagtatttaatggttATCTAATTCATGTGCAGATTTATATTAGTAGATACACTGATGgcatatgaaagcttgaagcttgaagaccatgAAGATTAGTgaatgttgtaatttatattatcattcaatttaggtatgtaatagtaaataggaaaaaggtctgtaatatttaatgcatatcatgcatgtaggaactacaagctcaaagaccctagttggactttaggtacctacacagaccatagaaagactttagggatcacccttcggtcgaccgatgttaggttttttggcgtacttaaaaaggccttagaaagaccctaagtctTAGGACTTGCACGTAAGAGAGTCTCAATAATCACTTGCTCAAttaggggatcaaattgaaattaaattgaacataataggcaaatatgtgaaaggtcaggtgaccgaaccttgggagttcaaaactcctcgggcgcccgaactgctggaaagtcagcagtttgaattgggttcgagctaccgaaccaaaaatgaatgtatcgccctcgggcgaccgaacccttagaaggttactttttACCAACTTAGGCTGCTGAACTTTTCTATTCAAAAcaggcctcgggtgaccgaatctcTCAATTCGGTAAACTGAACTTTGCTTCCAGCACCTGAACCTCGGACAGAATGCTACTGACTTCGGTTCAGCTAACCGACCTTgatttcaggcacccgaacctttaaaaattgaatttttgattgAATCTATTCGGACACCCGAACCTCATATCGGGCACTCAAATGTCGGGGTTTAAATTGTTTTTTACtggggttaaatttaattaaatagggttaattctcctaaaccattttaaaataattttaagaataccctacATGAGCGgttataattttgtcattctctatatataggggctcatttgaaaaattaaagggAGATTAGCCatattattaatgaaatatactctcaatctcaaaatcctattttgcctataatactaccatatactctcaaaccttcattcccttgatacatcctatccttgtgagagtgttatattgtgttattgattgttATAGTTTGCTCATATTCCCATTTGTTTGGTTGTTTATTTGATATTgcttttggggagttaagcaaagagttatcccacagattttactTGAtgaatcttgtgttgggaaaaactcactagcttgaagatcttagcattgtcattacaagattttgtaaaactttatttgttttgtgtgtgcaaaatattttacaaagttagatttcaaacaacaCTTGTGCTAAATACATTTGAGAGATTActtttgagttcatttgaatattattgctagcatctttagAACACtataatatgatattgagatttgataaactttgcttagtttcaaagattaattTGTAATACACTcatgtgcttgattagataaagtcattattctgagtattgattgcacacgtagagcaccgagcttatagttcatacatgcttgaggtgcattgattagatattgtgcgtagtggtacatatcagcttatgtAAGAAACATTTGTTTGTATGCAactttatattgaatatttgtattccaggcgtgggcttgaagagggagaatagccctgttgaatagtctcgaactagcttagacccggttaggaaagttaggtgcgctatcctggtaaggcatgttggttgaggtcaaccccgtgaattgacctggttgtaatcagtgtcgctccacctgttaagtgagcattagtggaatcatcagGTTTGCAAGTTacaggcggggacgtaggcagtattggccgaactccgataacatatagtgtgtctgtttatattttcgcactttatatttaccgcatgtgtatgttatagtgtaaatgatacgcatgatttaaattccgcatattatacttatctgcatATTTGGGTAAATAGAtcctaagttgtgaaatactgcaaATGTCTAGTTAAACCTAAGAAGaagtttaaaatttctaattcaccccccctcttaggaatacactaaagctaacaaAGTTTACTTTAGACTTATCAAGCGTTTGTTTGATCTAAATGATCTTTGAACAAAGACTATGTTTGAACTAG
Coding sequences within:
- the LOC131145128 gene encoding gibberellin 2-beta-dioxygenase-like, whose translation is MVVLSHTSLESYPFVQTCKSDCAFPSIPEIDLTNPHAGSHVVKACEAYGFFKVINHGVSMDLIAPLESQALKFFSLPQSEKENAGPADPFGYGSKRIGANGDVGWVEYLFFSANHELTPHKPIAILDENPQILENAVNEYVSAVKAMACHLLELIADGLEIEPRDVFSRLLKDEKSDSLFRMNHYPPCPELQALSLSGLNLVGFGEHTDPQLISVARSNNTTGLQISLSDGTWVSVPPDQTSFFINVGDSLQVMTNNRFKSVKHRVFADSTNTRVSMIYFGGPPPHEKIASLPSLLKEGEESMYNEFTWSEYKEAAFRTRLGDNRLGPFEKKAAAEGH